Proteins encoded within one genomic window of Manis pentadactyla isolate mManPen7 chromosome 4, mManPen7.hap1, whole genome shotgun sequence:
- the LOC118929998 gene encoding dnaJ homolog subfamily C member 2-like, with protein sequence MNSSFEDVDTFYSFWYNFDSWREFSYLDEEEKEKAECSDERRWIEKQNRATRAQRKKEEMNRIRTLVDNAYSCDPRIKKLKEEEKAKKEAEKKAKVEAKQKEQEAKEKQRQAELEVAQLVKEKEEEVRQQALLAKKEKDIQKKAIKRERQKLRNSCKVCQTD encoded by the exons ATGAATTCATCATTTGAAGATGTAgatacattttattctttctg GTATAATTTTGATTCGTGGAGAGAATTTTCTTATTtagatgaagaagaaaaagaaaaagcagaatg TAGTGATGAGAGGAGATGGATTGAGAAGCAGAACAGAGCAACAAGGGCACAacggaaaaaagaagaaatgaacagaaTAAGAACATTAGTTG ACAATGCATATAGCTGTGATCcaaggataaaaaaattaaaagaagaagaaaaggccaagaaagaagcagaaaagaaagcaaaagtggaagcaaaacagaaggagcaagaGGCAAAGGAAAAA CAAAGACAAGCTGAATTAGAAGTGGCTCAGTTAgttaaagagaaagaagaggaagttAGACAACAAGCATTACtggcaaagaaggaaaaagatatcCAGAAAAAAGCCATTAAAAGGGAAAGGCAAAAACTTCGAAACTCATGCAAGGTATGTCAGACTGATTGA